Proteins co-encoded in one Terriglobales bacterium genomic window:
- the rbfA gene encoding 30S ribosome-binding factor RbfA — translation MARKKKSSAPAGQRQLRVGEEMRHALSEILRDNHLADPDLHGKIITVTEVRVSPDLRNATAFVLPLGGTDTVKVVEAMNRAAGYFRGELGRAVNMQFTPTIRFRADETFEEASRIERILHDPAVARDLKSGKDEDDEA, via the coding sequence ATGGCTCGCAAGAAGAAATCATCGGCGCCGGCGGGGCAGAGGCAGTTGCGGGTGGGCGAGGAGATGCGCCACGCGCTCTCCGAGATCCTGCGCGACAACCATCTCGCCGATCCCGACCTGCACGGAAAGATCATCACCGTGACGGAGGTCCGCGTCAGCCCGGACCTGCGCAACGCCACGGCCTTCGTCCTGCCGCTGGGCGGCACCGATACGGTGAAGGTGGTGGAAGCGATGAACCGCGCCGCCGGCTATTTCCGCGGCGAACTCGGGCGGGCGGTGAACATGCAGTTCACGCCGACCATCCGTTTCCGCGCCGACGAGACCTTCGAGGAAGCGAGCAGGATCGAACGCATCCTGCACGACCCCGCGGTCGCCCGCGATCTCAAGTCCGGGAAGGATGAGGACGATGAAGCGTAA